A DNA window from Halichondria panicea chromosome 16, odHalPani1.1, whole genome shotgun sequence contains the following coding sequences:
- the LOC135349616 gene encoding exodeoxyribonuclease-like isoform X2, with protein sequence MWPLIVPPVYLLCRCLRLFPRALSLSTVQVMPKGRKRKEAPAALEGGSGSTSEEAPPPVKKIKTTEATDGGAVSKGKGKADGGKADGGKENKTNWDGIKWNELGQTKDWRPWTKKFSSWNVNGIRAWIKNGGLEYIAREDPDIFCVQETKCIEKDLPMNQLGIPGYHVYWHSAEKKGYSGVGLYSKEKPISVTNGLGIEKFDCEGRIITAEYEHFYFLTSYVPNAGDGLKRLSYKLDWDRDLREYMKKLDLKKPVILSGDLNVAHKEIDLKNPKTNTKTAGFTPEERQDFTELLEEGFVDTFRHLYPDLTGAYTYWSYRFNARAKNTGWRLDYFVVSERLLPHVTDVVIRKEVFGSDHCPLVIGLTDHAHLPHPQENDEP encoded by the exons ATGTGGCCATTGATCGTTCCTCCTGTGTATTTGCTGTGCCGCTGTCTACGTCTGTTTCCAAGAGCTCTCTCACTATCTACAGTCCAAGTCATGCCAAAAGGAAGGAAGAGAAAG GAGGCTCCTGCTGCTTTAGAAGGAGGCTCTGGCTCCACTAGTGAGGAG GCACCTCCTCCTGTGAAGAAAATCAAGACGACAGAAGCTACTGATGGAGGGGCTGTGAGCAAAGGGAAGGGCAAGGCTGATGGGGGCAAGGCTGATGGGGGCAAGGAAAACAAGACGAACTGGGATGGTATCAAGTGGAATGAATTAGGACAAACTAAAGACTGGAG ACCATGGACCAAGAAATTTAGCTCGTGGAATGTGAATGGAATCAGAGCGTGGATAAAG aATGGTGGTCTGGAGTACATTGCAAGGGAAGACCCAGACATATTCTGTGTACAAGAAACCAAGTGTATTGAGAAAGACCTTCCTATG aaccagCTCGGTATTCCTGGCTACCACGTCTACTGGCACTCTGCTGAGAAGAAAGGCTACAGCGGTGTGGG GCTGTACTCCAAAGAGAAGCCAATTTCAGTGACCAATGGTTTGGGTATTGAGAAGTTTGATTGTGAGGGTAGGATCATCACTGCTGAATATGAACACTTCTACTTCCTTACATCTT ATGTGCCTAATGCTGGTGATGGCCTCAAGAGGCTCTCATACAAGCTAGACTGGGATAGGGACCTCAGAGAGTACATGAAGAAACTAGATCTCAAGAAACCTGTCATTCTCTCTGGGGACCTCAATGTGGCCCATAAAGAGATAG ATTTAAAGAACCCCAAGACAAACACAAAGACAGCTGGTTTCACGCCCGAGGAGAGACAGGACTTCACAGAGCTACTGGAGGAGGGTTTCGTGGACACCTTCCGTCACCTGTATCCCGACCTCACTGGAGCGTACACATACTGGTCATACAGGTTCAACGCCAGAGCCAAGAACACTGGCTG GAGACTGGATTATTTCGTGGTGTCTGAGAGGCTCCTCCCTCATGTGACTGATGTGGTGATTCGTAAGGAGGTGTTTGGGAGCGATCATTGCCCATTGGTGATTGGACTGactgaccacgcccacttacCACACCCACAAGAGAATGACGAACCCTGA
- the LOC135349616 gene encoding exodeoxyribonuclease-like isoform X1, producing MWPLIVPPVYLLCRCLRLFPRALSLSTVQVMPKGRKRKEAPAALEGGSGSTSEEPQAPPPVKKIKTTEATDGGAVSKGKGKADGGKADGGKENKTNWDGIKWNELGQTKDWRPWTKKFSSWNVNGIRAWIKNGGLEYIAREDPDIFCVQETKCIEKDLPMNQLGIPGYHVYWHSAEKKGYSGVGLYSKEKPISVTNGLGIEKFDCEGRIITAEYEHFYFLTSYVPNAGDGLKRLSYKLDWDRDLREYMKKLDLKKPVILSGDLNVAHKEIDLKNPKTNTKTAGFTPEERQDFTELLEEGFVDTFRHLYPDLTGAYTYWSYRFNARAKNTGWRLDYFVVSERLLPHVTDVVIRKEVFGSDHCPLVIGLTDHAHLPHPQENDEP from the exons ATGTGGCCATTGATCGTTCCTCCTGTGTATTTGCTGTGCCGCTGTCTACGTCTGTTTCCAAGAGCTCTCTCACTATCTACAGTCCAAGTCATGCCAAAAGGAAGGAAGAGAAAG GAGGCTCCTGCTGCTTTAGAAGGAGGCTCTGGCTCCACTAGTGAGGAG cCCCAGGCACCTCCTCCTGTGAAGAAAATCAAGACGACAGAAGCTACTGATGGAGGGGCTGTGAGCAAAGGGAAGGGCAAGGCTGATGGGGGCAAGGCTGATGGGGGCAAGGAAAACAAGACGAACTGGGATGGTATCAAGTGGAATGAATTAGGACAAACTAAAGACTGGAG ACCATGGACCAAGAAATTTAGCTCGTGGAATGTGAATGGAATCAGAGCGTGGATAAAG aATGGTGGTCTGGAGTACATTGCAAGGGAAGACCCAGACATATTCTGTGTACAAGAAACCAAGTGTATTGAGAAAGACCTTCCTATG aaccagCTCGGTATTCCTGGCTACCACGTCTACTGGCACTCTGCTGAGAAGAAAGGCTACAGCGGTGTGGG GCTGTACTCCAAAGAGAAGCCAATTTCAGTGACCAATGGTTTGGGTATTGAGAAGTTTGATTGTGAGGGTAGGATCATCACTGCTGAATATGAACACTTCTACTTCCTTACATCTT ATGTGCCTAATGCTGGTGATGGCCTCAAGAGGCTCTCATACAAGCTAGACTGGGATAGGGACCTCAGAGAGTACATGAAGAAACTAGATCTCAAGAAACCTGTCATTCTCTCTGGGGACCTCAATGTGGCCCATAAAGAGATAG ATTTAAAGAACCCCAAGACAAACACAAAGACAGCTGGTTTCACGCCCGAGGAGAGACAGGACTTCACAGAGCTACTGGAGGAGGGTTTCGTGGACACCTTCCGTCACCTGTATCCCGACCTCACTGGAGCGTACACATACTGGTCATACAGGTTCAACGCCAGAGCCAAGAACACTGGCTG GAGACTGGATTATTTCGTGGTGTCTGAGAGGCTCCTCCCTCATGTGACTGATGTGGTGATTCGTAAGGAGGTGTTTGGGAGCGATCATTGCCCATTGGTGATTGGACTGactgaccacgcccacttacCACACCCACAAGAGAATGACGAACCCTGA
- the LOC135349624 gene encoding guided entry of tail-anchored proteins factor 1-like yields the protein MDLLESVVINWNLLCLVLGTVLLTKLLRLWSPKLCNKLAYWYTSEPPDLVSLKREVSDIKQQLQHVNMMDNFADHARLQRRINQKDRELQVKEKGHKSRLTKLSAVLSGGSSVLIFIMRIGVVMLNRRRPVAIFPTELFHPVSPLLAFPTGQPGGIGCPLWAVACSQFIDTVMQCLNVV from the exons ATGGATCTCCTGGAGAGTGTTGTGATCAACTGGAACCTCCTGTGTCTTGTCTTAGGAACAGTGCTGCTCACCAAGCTGCTCAGATTATGGAGTCCCAAGCTATGTAACAAA TTGGCGTATTGGTACACCTCTGAGCCTCCTGACTTGGTTAGCCTGAAGAGAGAAGTATCAGATATAAAGCAACAGTTGCAGCATGTTAATATGATG GACAATTTTGCAGATCATGCCAGACTTCAGAGGAGAATCAATCAGAAGGACAGAGAGCTTCAGGTGAAAG AGAAGGGTCACAAGTCACGGTTGACGAAGCTGAGTGCCGTGTTGAGTGGAGGGAGTTCAGTGTTAATA TTTATAATGCGTATTGGTGTCGTCATGTTGAATCGTCGGAGACCAGTTGCCATTTTCCCCACTGAACTGTTCCATCCAGTGTCTCCACTCCTGGCCTTCCCCACTGGACAACCAG GTGGTATCGGCTGTCCTCTGTGGGCTGTAGCCTGCTCTCAGTTTATAGATACTGTCATGCAATGTCTGAACGTTGTCTAG
- the LOC135349614 gene encoding uncharacterized protein LOC135349614 has translation MDLETKDIIESSVSSVPILLPKRKRGRPRKVPTATDTGTIDKILDEMRGSLGIHHLSSPHVVDVVSIDPVEDSVPPIQPEPLSDEPLTSSSPAKKGRGRPRKHPQPVPGTEPEIKRKRGRPPKTPTTPTKSVADSLLTEPESHSHPVVPTAMLVPPPELVPEPSQVSVAQITASTDSNLDKAEIPLLVVPIVLPLSTVGGIDSPSLDESIKKKRGRPRKHPPPVIDPNAVKRKRGRPKKNPSSTSPEPKKGRGRPKKNPGDFEAENQPEREWQPPEKSDGEMPEKRPRGRPRKHPKPENDEPVVKRKRGRPKKEPVAGPIPISDQIPPPKKKRGRPKKNPAAAMAVIPAQSSEPLDISLPSFPAVSISSSYPLFGADPTNLNTSSGTGKPSNEVFQQMLSCPSDSETADFATVPYTTARIQKMPRKDSPLLDDRFVESSDEED, from the exons ATGGATCTGGAGACGAAAGATATTATTGAAAGCTCTGTGTCAAGTGTTCCGATCCTACTGCCCAAGAGGAAGCGAGGGAGGCCCAGAAAAGTACCTACTGCCACTGACACCGGCACCATAGACAAAATTTTAGATGAGATGCGAGGATCCCTGGGAATCCATCACCTCAGCAGCCCTCATGTTGTGGACGTTGTCTCTATAGACCCGGTCGAGGACTCGGTACCGCCCATTCAACCCGAACCCCTGAGTGACGAGCCCCTAACCTCCTCTAGTCCTGCGAAGAAAGGCCGAGGCCGACCACGGAAGCACCCTCAACCAGTCCCTGGCACAGAGCCCGAAATCAAACGAAAGAGGGGACGACCTCCCAAGACCCCTACAACACCCACGAAATCAGTAGCGGATAGTTTGCTGACCGAGCCGGAGAGCCATAGCCACCCTGTTGTGCCCACGGCGATGCTGGTACCCCCGCCCGAACTGGTCCCTGAGCCTTCACAAGTGAGTGTTGCTCAGATCACTGCATCCACTGACAGCAACCTGGACAAAGCTGAG ATTCCACTTCTTGTGGTTCCTATCGTGTTACCACTGTCAACAGTGGGAGGAATAGACTCGCCATCTTTGGACGAATCGATTAAGAAGAAGAGAGGCCGACCAAGGAAGCACCCACCGCCTGTTATTGACCCAAATGCTGTCAAAAGAAAACGTGGAAGGCCCAAAAAGAACCCTTCATCAACCTCACCTGAGCCAAAAAAAGGCCGTGGACGACCAAAAAAGAATCCTGGTGATTTCGAAGCCGAAAATCAACCAGAACGTGAATGGCAACCCCCTGAGAAGTCTGACGGAGAGATGCCTGAGAAACGCCCTCGTGGTCGACCGAGAAAACATCCCAAGCCAGAAAACGATGAGCCTGTTGTCAAAAGGAAGCGAGGTCGTCCAAAGAAAGAGCCTGTGGCTGGGCCAATACCCATTTCGGACCAAATACCTCCCCCTAAGAAAAAGAGAGGTCGACCAAAAAAGAACCCAGCGGCGgccatggcagtgataccagcTCAGAGCTCGGAGCCACTTGATATATCTCTACCCTCCTTTCCTGCAGTCTCCATATCATCCTCATACCCGTTATTTGGTGCAGACCCGACAAATTTGAATACTAGTAGCGGTACAGGCAAACCTAGTAATGAGGTTTTCCAACAGATGCTCTCATGCCCCAGCGATTCTGAGACTGCCGATTTTGCGACTGTTCCCTACACCACAGCTAGAATCCAGAAAATGCCCAGGAAAGATTCTCCCCTACTGGATGATAGATTTGTAGAATCATCGGACGAAGAAGACTGA
- the LOC135349609 gene encoding lebercilin-like protein — MLSVIFLFCWIYCAAVCTVLAAVLCYTSTPTFITFNIGDLFQFPMTTTCKTNQQSIMDSSSTLSSSDYSEDFEEYDSSKGGNGSLKPAEVLSSPKRPPVVLPARTNPVQRKARSQYNPGKINNLGLGKGRAMSERPVARGTPFSPRDRELSAKLHTIKKIQNQLADCKRELTDSKKENKLLTRLQVRQERELSRVATQEGELPQILARHSEEVRVLKEQLRRSQEMSLTHEEKVTNLHTEVRRLKNRGKKLELVAKQKNLLERESLTLQLQEAKEQLQDRDGKLKELERGVEMLNKTHGQEIRSLMLKNKTLSRNLEASSDRTDKTLHQLKERTKEMEVMNIYSQRMGRNSLNTSTRDVPLMENTFSQTDLSCPPTKNVSLQTKPTLKSSSSQTQVIPSKTLETRITQTDMTPSMDNIQPPATQKPKSPIATIQRPVEMPVIAPTVHTIQHVIQSPPSSQPPAQGEEQQKKNLLLSKLRELDSRKGPPASQAVTTVSQSTITDNNEPPQKRTEVASTEQLITTTHPKMPALTATQTSAQEEEAKKKKLLLAKLMAIDDGGDPKSVTLSKTTTGPARANSGQSSTSVRSWQADTIDNLHKGKPAFFTEDDPFGSKKSSGSNLLGKLNSGAYSVKSSSGAQASTSNNDTKSIDNQGYKPTFGRRARETKGSDKTKDIFGESEDPTKPIFNGGGLDLNQESFSGREQDYPWEKRVNLNSTTSKSLHNQSMVFGPMSKSPPLLPLRPNAEPNKVDMMPGGIAEPDDLEELIL; from the exons ATGCTCTCTGTTATCTTTCTGTTTTGTTGGATTTACTGTGCTgctgtatgtactgtactagctgCTGTACTGTGCTACACCTCCACGCCTACATTTATTACATTTAATATTGGCGATCTTTTCCAGTTTCCCATGACAACTACATGTAAAACAAATCAGCAAAGCATCATGGACTCCAGCTCTACTCTGAGTTCGAGCGATTACTCAGAGGATTTTGAAGAATATGACTCTTCCAAAGGTGGCAATGGATCATTAAAGCCTGCAGAGGTGTTATCATCGCCAAAGAGACCTCCTGTTGTCCTACCCGCCAGGACTAACCCAGTACAAAGGAAGGCTAGAAGTCAGTACAATCCTGGAAAAATCAACAACTTAGGGCTAG GAAAGGGCAGGGCTATGTCTGAGAGGCCAGTGGCTAGAGGAACGCCATTCTCACCCAGAGATCGAGAGCTCTCTGCCAAATTGCACACCATTAAGAAGATACAGAACCAACTGGCAGACTGTAAACGGGAGCTAACCGATTCTAAGAAAGAGAACAAATTATTGACACGTTTACAAGTACGACAAGAGAGAGAGCTGAGCCGAGTGGCAACCCAGGAGGGGGAGCTACCACAGATACTAGCCAGACACTCGGAGGAG GTTCGAGTATTAAAAGAGCAGCTTAGACGCAGTCAGGAAATGTCTCTCACACATGAAGAGAAGGTGACTAATCTACACACTGAAGTTCGGAGGCTCAAGAATCGTGGCAAGAAATTGGAGCTGGTAGCAAAGCAAAAGAACCTCTTGGAGAGGGAGTCACTCACTCTGCAACTACAGGAGGCCAAAGAGCAACTTCAGGACAGAGATGGGAAACTGAAG GAACTGGAAAGGGGAGTCGAGATGCTCAACAAAACCCATGGCCAGGAGATCAGATCACTGATGCTTAAAAACAAAACCTTGTCTCGAAATCTTGAAGCATCTAGCGACAGGACAGACAAAACACTACATCAGTTAAAG GAGAGAACTAAAGAGATGGAAGTAATGAACATTTACAGTCAACGAATGGGCAGAAATTCTTTGAACACTTCCACTAGAGATGTACCACTAATGGAAAACACGTTCTCACAAACTGACCTCTCATGTCCCCCGACGAAAAACGTCTCTCTACAAACTAAGCCAACACTCAAATCATCCAGCTCACAAACACAAGTTATACCTTCGAAAACTCTCGAAACTCGTATTACACAAACTGATATGACTCCATCAATGGACAATATACAGCCACCAGCAACGCAGAAGCCAAAATCACCCATAGCAACTATTCAGCGTCCTGTTGAGATGCCAGTAATCGCACCCACAGTCCATACAATACAACATGTGATCCAATCGCCCCCTTCCTCGCAACCACCTGCTCAAGGTGAGGAGCAACAGAAGAAGAACCTCCTACTCTCGAAATTGCGTGAGCTTGACAGTAGGAAAGGACCGCCTGCTAGTCAAGCAGTAACCACCGTCTCTCAGAGCACTATTACAGACAACAATGAGCCTCCTCAGAAAAGAACTGAAGTTGCGAGCACAGAACAATTGATCACCACAACTCATCCTAAGATGCCTGCACTCACGGCCACTCAGACATCGGCACAAGAAGAGGAAGCAAAGAAGAAGAAGTTGTTGTTGGCCAAGTTGATGGCAATTGATGACGGTGGTGACCCTAAAAGTGTAACATTGAGCAAAACAACCACTGGACCTGCTAGAGCCAATTCTGGACAAAGCTCCACATCTGTCCGATCATGGCAAGCTGATACCATAGACAATTTGCATAAAGGCAAACCTGCATTCTTCACTGAAGATGATCCATTTGGGAGCAAAAAGTCATCAGGAAGTAACCTGTTGGGGAAATTAAACAGTGGTGCATATAGTGTGAAATCAAGCAGTGGTGCACAAGCATCTACCAGCAACAATGATACTAAGAGTATTGATAATCAAGGCTACAAACCAACCTTTGGACGACGAGCTAGGGAGACCAAGGGCTCGGACAAAACAAAAGATATCTTTGGTGAAAGTGAAGATCCCACGAAACCGATTTTCAATGGAGGAGGACTAGACTTGAATCAAGAATCATTCAGTGGAAGAGAACAAGACTATCCATGGGAAAAGCGAGTGAACTTGAATAGCACGACAAGTAAATCTCTCCATAACCAAAGCATGGTGTTTGGACCAATGAGCAAGTCTCCACCACTGTTGCCACTGAGGCCAAATGCAGAACCTAACAAAGTGGACATGATGCCAGGTGGTATTGCTGAACCTGACGATTTAGAAGAATTGATACTATGA
- the LOC135349613 gene encoding DNA primase large subunit-like has protein sequence MEFSKSKKNVRAHLGDYPTRLQLYKTPPNETISLKEFEELAEQRLKMLQKLDNIRQRASREGKHKGDENYIKDVKTGPLKDMPLTRLPDDSTKEKNHSVIAKVVGERRRDHLSHYILRLAYCRTEDMRRWFLGLETELLRMRFRELLGFSERAEFFNSYKDDFNFDVVSREDSELKDEELNFYQNNPDSFYIVPFADALDLVQSRQVVIKSGAVYIPVNNEEMIARLVCNKFRQKLSEELVKTRNHLPVVDDDERIAPMLKTIKHRYLGEDFSSVGENLQGSISLAQIDSVSKQSFPPCMRSLHETLRKEHHLRHFGRLQYGLFLKSIGLTLDQAMAFWRAEFVKKMEPEKFEKQYAYNVRHSYGKEGKRANYTPYSCLKIILSNNPGQGDHHGCPFRHWDDSHIRQMLTTHGVSHKGVTNITAYLKDGHYQLACQKYYEITHAIEAAPFSLEHPSQYFRESRMQRGHTGGKQETRLPTVKTEVKAEDDFCGDISIQDMQNFEEEMDQF, from the exons ATGGAGTTTAGTAAAAGTAAAAAGAATGTCAGGGCCCATCTAGGAGACTATCCAACCAGGCTCCAGCTGTACAAGACTCCTCCAAACGAGACCATCAGTCTAAAAGAGTTTGAAGAGCTGGCAGAGCAGAGACttaaaa TGCTTCAGAAATTAGACAATATTCGTCAGAGGGCCTCACGAGAAGGGAAGCACAAAGGAGACGAGAATTATATCAAGGACGTCAAGACTGGACCACTCAAAGACATGCCACTTACT CGTTTGCCTGATGATTCCACAAAAGAAAAAAATCACAGTGTCATCGCTAAGGTTGTGGGAGAGCGGAGGAGAGACCACCTCTCACACTACATACTCCGGCTGGCCTACTGTAGAAC GGAGGACATGAGGCGGTGGTTTCTGGGGCTGGAAACAGAGTTGCTGAGAATGAGATTTAGAGAATTGTTAGGGTTTTCCGAGCGAGCAGAGTTCTTTAACAGCTACAAAGATGACTTCAACTTTGATGTTGTCAGTAGGGAAGACAGTGAG CTGAAGGATGAAGAACTGAATTTCTATCAAAATAATCCTGACAGCTTCTACATTGTACCATTTGCTGACGCCCTGGACTTGGTTCAGAGCAGACAAGTGGTCATCAAGAGT GGCGCTGTGTACATACCCGTCAACAATGAGGAAATGATTGCTCGTTTGGTGTGCAACAAGTTCAGACAGAAGCTTTCTGAGGAACTAGTG AAGACCCGCAACCACCTACCAGTGGTGGATGATGATGAGAGGATTGCCCCCATGCTCAAGACCATCAAACATCGCTACCTTGGTGAGGACTTCTCCAGTGTGGGAGAGAATCTGCAGGGAAGCATCTCACTGGCCCAGATTGACTCC gtCTCGAAGCAGTCCTTTCCTCCCTGTATGAGAAGCTTGCATGAAACCCTGCGCAAAGAACACCATCTGAGGCACTTCGGTCGTCTACAGTACGGACTGTTCCTCAAGAGCATTGGACTCACACTGGACCAAGCTATGGCCTTCTGGAGAGCAGAGTTTGTCAAAAAAATGGAACCAGAGAAG TTTGAGAAGCAGTATGCATACAATGTGAGACACAGCTATGGTAAAGAGGGCAAGAGGGCCAACTACACTCCCTACAGTTGCCTCAAGATCATTCTCTCCAACAACCCAGGCCAGGGAGACCATCACG ggtgtCCTTTTCGTCACTGGGATGATAGTCACATTCGACAGATGCTCACCACTCATGGAGTTTCACATAAAGGAGTCACTAACATCACCGCCTATCTGAAGGATGGCCACTATCAACTAGCCTGTCAGAAGTACTATGAGATCACTCATGCT ATTGAAGCTGCCCCTTTCAGTTTGGAGCACCCCTCTCAGTATTTCCGGGAGAGCCGAATGCAGCGTGGGCACACTGGTGGTAAACAAGAGACAAGACTGCCAACTGTAAAGACTGAAGTGAAAGCAGAGGATGATTTTTGTGGAGATATATCAATTCAAGACATGCAGAACTTTGAAGAAGAAATGGACCAATTCTAG
- the LOC135349618 gene encoding uroporphyrinogen decarboxylase-like, which yields MATQNTFPALKNDLILRAARGDRVEKTPVWVMRQAGRYLPEFREFRKQHDFFTICRTPELACEVTLQPIRRFDLDAAIIFSDILVIPQAMGLTVEMVPGKGPHFPQPLQTPSDLARLKLPVDVNQELGYVFKAITLTRQKLEGKVPLIGFCGAPWTLMSYMIEGGGSPTLSKSKAWLYAHPDASHQLLQSITDVCIEYLEGQVAAGAQLLQVFESHAGLLGREQFLQFSLPYLKQIASKLKANLQAKNLPIVPIIVFAKGAHYALKELSDTEYDVVGLDWTMEPREARHCVGETVTLQGNLDPCALYSPKEDIRAAVKKMAEGFGSQRWIANLGHGIYPDMNPEHLRTFIDSVHEFTQQEN from the exons ATGGCTACTCAGAATACTTTCCCAGCGCTCAAGAATGATCTGATCTTGAGGGCAGCTCGTGGAGATCGTGTAGAGAAGACTCCAGTGTGGGTCATGAGACAGGCTGGAAGATATCTTCCTG AGTTTAGAGAATTTCGTAAGCAGCATGATTTCTTCACCATTTGCCGCACTCCTGAGCTAGCCTGTGAAGTAACCCTACAGCCAATACGAAGGTTTGATCTAGACGCAGCCATCATCTTCAGTGACATCCTAGTCATCCCTCAGGCCATGGGTCTAACTGTGGAGATGGTCCCTGGCAAG GGACCTCACTTTCCTCAGCCGCTACAGACGCCCTCTGATCTAGCTCGTCTCAAACTACCAGTGGATGTGAACCAAGAGTTGGGCTACGTATTCAAAGCAATCACACTCACAAGACAGAAACTAGAGGGGAAAGTCCCATTGATTGGGTTCTGTGGAGCACCA TGGACTCTGATGTCCTACATGATTGAGGGAGGTGGTAGTCCTACTCTGAGTAAGTCCAAGGCCTGGCTGTATGCTCATCCTGACGCTAGTCATCAGCTGCTCCAATCCATCACGGACGTGTGTATCGAGTACCTAGAGGGACAGGTGGCTGCTGGAGCACAGCTGCTGCAAGTGTTTGAATCTCATGCTGGACTCCTCGGGAGAGAACAGTTCCTGCAATTTTCATTGCCTTATCTGAAGCAGATTGCCAGCAAACTCAAGGCTAATCTTCAAGCAAAGAACCTCCCCATAGTACCAATT ATTGTATTTGCTAAGGGAGCTCACTACGCTCTCAAGGAGCTCTCTGACACTGAGTATGATGTGGTTGGTTTGGATTGGACTATGGAGCCAAGAGAAGCAAGGCAT TGTGTAGGGGAGACAGTCACACTGCAGGGCAATTTGGACCCCTGTGCTCTGTACTCACCCAAAGAGGACATACGAGCAGCTGTTAAGAAGATGGCAGAGGGCTTTGGTAGCCAGCGCTGGATAGCAAACCTTGGCCATGGGATATACCCAGACATGAATCCTGAACACCTCAGAACTTTCATAGATAGTGTACATGAGTTTACCCAACAAGAAAACTGA
- the LOC135349617 gene encoding quinone oxidoreductase-like protein 1, producing MRGVYLTYSNSADGQRRLTPRVEDHVILPVLSDHDVVVQVKACALSRVDTKLLSQLGISTEQVPVGSEISGIVTKVGPSVLMFSVGDEVMGILPLDSECPGCAAYCSLPEYYLVKKPSGVSHSDAAATMRGGVMGYTALHHQCRIGAGSIVLLCSAASGEGLIMLQLCTALGAKVIAVVHNDDEASLLKALHLSLLKLVDLSSTSNLVDVCLQETGSLGVNCIIDAGVSPNYVLSDFLVDSASLRRQLENERYRYEYEDQAHTQTIPPPPRKHQLISCLATRGQWVTREPALQLDPPDSQLLLMKGASLHFLFEPGWTLSGANQGDYLDMLTSIASRLENGTLKPYVYKTIILDQVCEELGRLGGYGVGKIVMTTENK from the exons ATGAGAGGTGTCTACTTGACTTACAGCAACTCTGCTGATGGACAAAGAAGGCTAACTCCGCGAGTAGAAGATCAT GTTATCCTACCAGTGCTATCGGACCATGATGTGGTGGTTCAGGTCAAGGCCTGTGCACTGAGCAGAGTTGATACCAAG CTTCTCTCGCAACTCGGTATTTCTACAGAACAGGTTCCTGTCGGCTCTGAAATATCAGGAATCGTCACTAAAG TTGGTCCCTCAGTGCTCATGTTCAGTGTAGGGGATGAAGTAATGggcatcctgccacttgattCAGAGTGTCCTGGTTGTGCCGCGTATTGCAGCCTTCCAGAGTATTATCTAGTGAAGAAGCCGTCTGGAGTCAGTCACTCGGATGCCGCTGCTACCATGAGGGGCGGAGTTATGGGCTACACTGCCCTCCACCATCAGTGTCGAATAGGAGCTGGGTCTATTGTCCTACTGTGTTCAGCTGCCTCGGGGGAGGGGCTCATCATGCTGCAGCTGTGTACGGCTCTAGGGGCAAAG GTGATTGCTGTTGTACACAATGATGATGAGGCATCTCTCTTGAAAGCACTGCATCTTTCATTAT TGAAACTTGTTGATCTGAGCTCCACTTCAAATCTTGTCGATGTGTGTCTCCAGGAAACTGGAAGTTTAGGAGTTAACTGTATTATTGATGCCGGAG TGTCTCCTAACTACGTTCTCTCTGACTTTCTTGTGGACTCTGCGTCACTACGGAGACAACTGGAGAATGAGCGGTACAGGTACGAGTACGAGGATCAGGCACACACTCAAACAATCCCCCCTCCTCCGAGAAAACACCAGCTCATTAGTTGCCTAGCAACGAGGGGTCAGTGGGTGACTCGAGAGCCGGCTCTTCAATTGGACCCCCCTGACTCACAACTGCTACTAATGAAAGGGGCTTCGCTTCACTTCCTCTTTGAGCCAGGATGGACATTGTCGGGAGCTAACCAAGGAGATTATCTGGACATGCTGACCAGTATAGCATCAAGACTGGAGAATGGTACTCTGAA GCCGTATGTGTACAAGACTATCATCCTGGATCAAGTGTGTGAGGAACTAGGCAGACTAGGAGGCTATGGAGTCGGCAAGATTGTCATGACAACTGAGAACAAATAG